TGCGGACCACGCCGTAGCGGGCCTGAAGCACGCGTCCGACCGTGACGACGATGATGATCGCGACGACCATCTCAAATGGGTTCATGTTGTTAACTCCCTGTTATCGTTGTGAAGAGGGAAGCGGCTCAGCGCGGTTGCGTTGCGGCTTCACTAAGGCGGCGGCGAAGCTCGAGACGACGGGGGCGGTCGATGCTTTCGGTCGCCCAGACACCCCCCGCCGTGATGACGGCGAGCACTGCGAAAAATACGATCATGATATCCTCGGGGAAGAAGGGGGTTGAGTTAGTTGAGGGGCGTATCGCGCAGGCTTTCGATCTCGTTCGAGAGATCGACGCCGCGGTCGGTGATGATGCGTTCCAGCACGCGAACGCGCTGTTCGAGCCGTTCGGTCTGCGCCGCATATTGTGCGGCCTTTTCGGCGACCATCGTCGCTTCGAGTTCCATCTGGCGCTCTTTGAGCTTGAGCCAGGGCCGGACGAACTGGGCGCCGATCACCGAGACGAGACCGATGCTGATCGCCAGGATCGGGATGAGGAAGACGATGTAAGGGCTCATGATACTTCCTCTCAGCGCAGCGCGTCGATGTCGCGGGCGACACGTTCGGCGGGATCGGTGGCGATGCGTTCGAGAACGGCGAGGCGTTCCTCGAGGCGGCTGAGCTTGCCCTGGAGCGCCTCGTTCTCGCTGCTCAGCAGCTCGATCTTGCGCTCTGCGCTCGGGTCGGTGCGGGTTGCCGTGCCGCTCCACTCATTCTCGATCGGGTAGCCGTGGCGTGCCCGGACCCAGGTGGTGACGACCCAACCCAGCGTCGACATTGCGATGATGGTCAGGACGAAGATTTGTCCACCGCCCATGATAAATTCCTTCCCTGTTAGCCCCGGATCCGATCAGCGCAGGCTGTCGATCTCGTCGGCGAGCCGGCTGTTGCGGCTGGTGTAGAGCATCTCGATGTCAGCGAGACGGCGGTCGATGTCGCGGAACTTGCTGCGGACCTCGGCAGTCGATCGCGCTGGATTGGTGCGCACGCCCTGCCAGAACTTCGCATCCTCGGCGCTGTCATAAAGGCCGAGCGGCTTCTTTTCGGCGACGCAGGCGATGACGATGTAGGCGAGCAGCGTCCATCCGCTGGTGGCGAAGGTCAGCAGGACGGTGCCGACGCGGACCCAGGTGGTGTCGATGCCGGTGTAATCGGCGATCCCGGAGCAAACGCCCAGCCATTTGCTGTTCTGTTTGTCGAGGTAGAATTTGGTGCGGCTGGCGGACATTTCAGTTCCTCCGAGTGGGATCATAGGGGGTGGTCGGTTCGGCGAGCGGCATGCCGCTGCGCCAATCGGGGTGGTCGGCTGCGACGATCCGCTCGACGGTGCCAAGCCGGTCTTCGAGACGGCGGGCAAGCGAGTAGAGTTCGTCGAGCAGTTTCTCGTCTTCGTTGGTGATCTTGGGCGCCTGCTTCCATTTGGTGATGTAGTGCAGGATCACCCACGGCATCCCGACGAAGAGCGTGCCGCAGACGAAGATCGGAACAAGGATCTCGTCCATCTCAACCGTCCTTGCTGACGCGGGCCTTCATCGCGGCCAGTTCGGCCTCGACTTTCTCGGCAGACTTCAGTTCGGCGATTTCCTCATCGAGCGACTTGGGCGGGGCGCCCATGCCGGCGACTTCGGCGCGACCCTCGGCCATGTCGACGCGGCGTTCCATGATCTCGAAGCGCGAGAACGCATCGTGCATCTTGGGGCCGGCATAGAGATCGCGCAGCTTGAACTTGTTCTGTGCGGATTCGAGCCGGGTCGCGATCGAATTCTGCCGGGTGCGCGCCTCGCGGAGCTTGCCGGTGAGCTTGGCGATGTCTTCCTCCGAACTGCGCAGCGACTCATCGAGGACGGCGATCT
Above is a genomic segment from Sphingomonas sp. HMP6 containing:
- the pspC gene encoding envelope stress response membrane protein PspC, which codes for MSASRTKFYLDKQNSKWLGVCSGIADYTGIDTTWVRVGTVLLTFATSGWTLLAYIVIACVAEKKPLGLYDSAEDAKFWQGVRTNPARSTAEVRSKFRDIDRRLADIEMLYTSRNSRLADEIDSLR
- the pspB gene encoding envelope stress response membrane protein PspB encodes the protein MDEILVPIFVCGTLFVGMPWVILHYITKWKQAPKITNEDEKLLDELYSLARRLEDRLGTVERIVAADHPDWRSGMPLAEPTTPYDPTRRN
- the pspA gene encoding phage shock protein PspA, with the protein product MGIFSRTRDIVAANFTDLLDKAEDPAKMIRMIILEMEETLVEVRASAARTIADQKEMRRHISKLGSLQESWTEKAELALSKDREDLAKAALVEKQKAADMAAQLSSEIAVLDESLRSSEEDIAKLTGKLREARTRQNSIATRLESAQNKFKLRDLYAGPKMHDAFSRFEIMERRVDMAEGRAEVAGMGAPPKSLDEEIAELKSAEKVEAELAAMKARVSKDG